Proteins from a single region of Chlorocebus sabaeus isolate Y175 chromosome 7, mChlSab1.0.hap1, whole genome shotgun sequence:
- the NOCT gene encoding nocturnin isoform X2, with translation MGTGTSRLYSALAKTLNSSATSQHPEYLVSPDPEHLEPIDPKELLEECRAVLHTRPPRFQRDFVDLRTDCPSTHPPIRVMQWNILAQALGEGKDNFVQCPVEALKWEERKCLILEEILAYQPDILCLQEVDHYFDTFQPLLSRLGYQGTFFPKPWSPCLDVEHNNGPDGCALFFLQNRFKLVNSANIRLTAMTLKTNQVAIAQTLECKESGRQFCIAVTHLKARTGWERFRSAQGCDLLQNLQNITQGAKIPLIVCGDFNAEPTEEVYKHFASSSLNLNSAYKLLSADGQSEPPYTTWKIRTSGECRHTLDYIWYSKHALNVRSALDLLTEEQIGPNRLPSFNYPSDHLSLVCDFSFTEEPDGLL, from the exons ATGGGAACCGGTACAAGCAGACTCTATAGTGCTCTTGCCAAGACACTGAACAGCAGCGCTACCTCCCAGCACCCAGAGTATTTGGTGTCACCTGACCCAGAACATCTGGAGCCCATCGATCCTAAAGAGCTTCTTGAGGAATGCAGGGCCGTCCTGCACACCCGACCTCCCCGGTTCCAGAGGGATTTTGTGGATCTGAGGACAGACTGCCCAAGTACCCACCCGCCTATAAGGGTTATGCAGTGGAACATCCTCGCCCAAG cTCTTGGAGAAGGCAAAGACAACTTTGTACAATGCCCTGTTGAAGCACTCAaatgggaagaaaggaaatgtctCATCCTAGAAGAAATCTTGGCCTACCAGCCTGATATATTGTGCCTCCAAGAGGTGGACCACTATTTTGACACCTTCCAACCACTCCTCAGTAGACTAGGTTATCAAGGCACGTTTTTCCCCAAACCCTGGTCACCTTGTCTAGATGTAGAACACAACAATGGACCAGATGGCTGtgccttattttttcttcaaaaccGATTCAAGCTAGTCAACAGTGCCAATATTAGGCTGACAGCCATGACACTGAAAACCAACCAGGTGGCCATTGCACAGACCCTGGAGTGCAAGGAGTCAGGCCGACAGTTCTGCATCGCTGTCACCCATCTAAAAGCACGCACTGGCTGGGAGCGGTTTCGATCAGCTCAAGGCTGTGACCTCCTTCAGAACCTGCAAAACATCACCCAAGGAGCCAAGATTCCCCTTATTGTGTGTGGGGACTTCAATGCAGAGCCAACAGAAGAGGTCTACAAACACTTTGCTTCCTCTAGCCTCAACCTGAACAGCGCCTACAAGCTGCTGAGTGCTGATGGGCAGTCAGAACCCCCATACACTACCTGGAAGATCCGGACCTCAGGGGAGTGCAGGCACACCCTGGATTACATCTGGTATTCTAAACATGCTCTGAATGTAAGGTCAGCTCTCGATCTGCTCACTGAAGAACAGATTGGACCCAACAGGCTACCTTCCTTCAATTATCCTTCAGACCACCTGTCTCTAGTATGTGACTTCAGCTTTACTGAGGAACCCGACGGACTTTTATAA
- the NOCT gene encoding nocturnin isoform X1 produces MFHSPRRLCSALLQRDAPGLRRLPAPGLRRPLSPPTSAPRPASPRLLAAVSAASGAARSCSRTACSMGTGTSRLYSALAKTLNSSATSQHPEYLVSPDPEHLEPIDPKELLEECRAVLHTRPPRFQRDFVDLRTDCPSTHPPIRVMQWNILAQALGEGKDNFVQCPVEALKWEERKCLILEEILAYQPDILCLQEVDHYFDTFQPLLSRLGYQGTFFPKPWSPCLDVEHNNGPDGCALFFLQNRFKLVNSANIRLTAMTLKTNQVAIAQTLECKESGRQFCIAVTHLKARTGWERFRSAQGCDLLQNLQNITQGAKIPLIVCGDFNAEPTEEVYKHFASSSLNLNSAYKLLSADGQSEPPYTTWKIRTSGECRHTLDYIWYSKHALNVRSALDLLTEEQIGPNRLPSFNYPSDHLSLVCDFSFTEEPDGLL; encoded by the exons ATGTTTCATAGTCCGCGGCGGCTCTGCTCGGCCCTGCTGCAGAGGGACGCGCCCGGCCTGCGCCGCCTGCCCGCCCCAGGGCTGCGCCGCCCGTTGTCCCCGCCGACGTCTGCTCCCAGGCCCGCATCCCCCAGGCTGCTGGCGGCGGTCTCGGCGGCCTCGGGCGCCGCGAGGTCGTGTTCCCGAACAG CGTGTTCCATGGGAACCGGTACAAGCAGACTCTATAGTGCTCTTGCCAAGACACTGAACAGCAGCGCTACCTCCCAGCACCCAGAGTATTTGGTGTCACCTGACCCAGAACATCTGGAGCCCATCGATCCTAAAGAGCTTCTTGAGGAATGCAGGGCCGTCCTGCACACCCGACCTCCCCGGTTCCAGAGGGATTTTGTGGATCTGAGGACAGACTGCCCAAGTACCCACCCGCCTATAAGGGTTATGCAGTGGAACATCCTCGCCCAAG cTCTTGGAGAAGGCAAAGACAACTTTGTACAATGCCCTGTTGAAGCACTCAaatgggaagaaaggaaatgtctCATCCTAGAAGAAATCTTGGCCTACCAGCCTGATATATTGTGCCTCCAAGAGGTGGACCACTATTTTGACACCTTCCAACCACTCCTCAGTAGACTAGGTTATCAAGGCACGTTTTTCCCCAAACCCTGGTCACCTTGTCTAGATGTAGAACACAACAATGGACCAGATGGCTGtgccttattttttcttcaaaaccGATTCAAGCTAGTCAACAGTGCCAATATTAGGCTGACAGCCATGACACTGAAAACCAACCAGGTGGCCATTGCACAGACCCTGGAGTGCAAGGAGTCAGGCCGACAGTTCTGCATCGCTGTCACCCATCTAAAAGCACGCACTGGCTGGGAGCGGTTTCGATCAGCTCAAGGCTGTGACCTCCTTCAGAACCTGCAAAACATCACCCAAGGAGCCAAGATTCCCCTTATTGTGTGTGGGGACTTCAATGCAGAGCCAACAGAAGAGGTCTACAAACACTTTGCTTCCTCTAGCCTCAACCTGAACAGCGCCTACAAGCTGCTGAGTGCTGATGGGCAGTCAGAACCCCCATACACTACCTGGAAGATCCGGACCTCAGGGGAGTGCAGGCACACCCTGGATTACATCTGGTATTCTAAACATGCTCTGAATGTAAGGTCAGCTCTCGATCTGCTCACTGAAGAACAGATTGGACCCAACAGGCTACCTTCCTTCAATTATCCTTCAGACCACCTGTCTCTAGTATGTGACTTCAGCTTTACTGAGGAACCCGACGGACTTTTATAA